The Hevea brasiliensis isolate MT/VB/25A 57/8 chromosome 1, ASM3005281v1, whole genome shotgun sequence DNA segment aataattataatcctAAAATGATTAGGttttagtggcctatatatatgAATAATTGGTTGGTCATTATATAGAATGCATTATAGAGAGCTCGCAAAGTGGAGAGGTGTGTTAAATTCTGTGAGTtttatttgagtgattttgagagtgaaaaaaataattaattattataattattttgatagtaAATTTATTTGGTAGAGTGGGTTTACGctgaaccacgttaaattttgtgttttttattttgtGTGGGTATGGTTTTTTTTACAACAATTAGTATCAGAGTATGTGGATGATCTTGATGAGTTTGTGTAACGCccctgctccaaccactagaggaattgtccgctttggttcACCCCATCTTAAGCCTCACGGTTTCGTTCCATAGATGAAATAGAGAACTTTTTAGGAGGTTAccaatcctaggatttctctcaagcgagcacacttaatCCTGGAATTCattcaactctctaggccattccaccaaaaggcgcctctagtgatcagTTTCCctcatttcaatgtatgatttggTTCATTCCTGCCCCCCCATTTGGACAATGGCACCAACGAGCCTTGCCTTCCCAGAGGACTGCTCCAGCCGAGACCTTCCCTTTTCGCAAGGGATGTTAcaggcccaccagcttccgcctggttcgTCCCCGAACCACACATCTACTAGAGGGAGTCTGGCTTTGATACCATCTGTAATGCCCTTGCTCCAACCACTAGAAAAATTATCCGCTCTAGCTCACTCTATCCTGagtctcacggttttgtcccataggtggaatagagaacttatcaggaggtcacctatcctaggatttctcttaagcgagcacgcttaaccccggagttctttcaactctccaagccattccaccaaaaggcacctctagtgattagtttttcTCATTTCAATTTATGATTCAGTTCATTCCTGCCCCCCATTTGGACAAAAGCATCGGCGAGCCTTGCCCTCCCAGAGGACTGCCCCAGCCTAAACCTTCCCTTTCCGCACGGTATATTACCATTTGGTTGAAGGTGTAGCTATTATGATGTGTGGAAAGTTGCACATGCAACAATGGTGATGCAAGTTCAAGGTGATGGAGAGTTAAAATTCAAGTAGAGCTCTTGATGCGAAATCAACATCGTTGAAGAcgcaaagatttttttttttattttaaaaagcaATTTACACCCAAGATGAATATCAAAGAATGGAGATTTGAAGGGTTTAAGCTCAAGTATGGAGATTTGATGATTTGATGacacccaagaatttgaggtatAAAATGGTTGATGAATTTTGAGTCAAGGTggaaattgttagaattatgacttaaAATCCTAGTAGTAAATATTCATCTATTCTATTAAACAATATTTCTCCCACATTCCTGCCTCCCATTTGGACAAAAGCACCGGCGAGTAGGGGTGAGtattcggttcgaaccgaatcgaattaaattataaaaatcaaattttaaattttagaaatcgaatcgaaccgaaatggGTGAAAAACCGAATCGAAGCGAACTgctctatttcggttcggtttaaaccgatcggttttgatttttgattgattttttaatttagacttgattttcaaattatttggtctaattttgactttagtttgaacctaataaccattaatcaatgaaattaaataattaatatatatatatataattaaatataattcataaatttcccataaaaataaatcaattcaaaaatcgattcggttcgatttagttcgatttgaatatagaaattactattcggttcgattcgatttaaccgattttttctcttcaaaaccgaaccgaatcgaaataaccgaaatttttataatgtaaaatcgaactgaaccaattgaattttaaaatcgaatcgattgaaccgaattgactcggttcgattcgatttttcaatttgaaccgaattctgctcagctCTATCAACGTGCCTTACCCTCCCAGAGGACCACCCCAGCCTAGACCTTCCCTTTCCGCACTGGATATTACAGTTTGGTTGAAGGTGTAGCTATTGTGATGTGTAGAAAGTTGCACATGCAACAATGGTGATACAAGTTCAAGGTGATGGAGAGTTAAAATTCAAGTAGAGCTCTTGATGCGAAATCAAGATGGTTGAAGCTGCAAAgattatttgaaataaaaaaagCAATTTACACCCAAGATGAATATCGAAGAATGGAGATTTGAAGGGTTTAAGCTCAAGTATGGAGATTTGATGATTTGATGacacccaagaatttgaggtatgAAATGGTTGATGAATTTTGAGTCAAGGTgaagattgttagaattatgacttaaAATCCTAGTAGTAAATATTTCTCTATCCTATTAAATAATATTTCTCTCACATTCCTGCCCCCCATTTGGACAAAAGCACCGGTgagtaggggtgagcattcggttcgaaccgaatcgaatcgaaccgaaccgaattaaattataaaaattaaattttaaattttagaaaccgaaccaaaccgaaataggtgaaaaatcgaatcgaaccgaaccgctctattttggttcggttctgtttaaaccgatcggttttgatttttaattgattttttaatttagacttgattttcaaattatttggtctaattttgactttggtttgaacccaataaccattaatcaatgaaattaaacaatgaatatatatatatatataattaattaaatataattcataaatttctcacaaaaataaatcaattcaaaaatcgatttggttcgatttgatttaacatattttttttctcttcaaaaccgaactgaattgaaataattgaaaattttacaatgtaaaaccgaaccgaatcgattgaattttaaaacaaaactaattgaaccgaattaactcggttcggttcgatttttcggtttgaaccgaattctgctcagcccttcCGGCGAGCCTTGCCCTCACAGAGGACCGCCCTAGCCTAGACCTTCCCTTTTCGCACGAGATATTACAGTTTGATTGAAGGTGTAGCTATTGTAATGTGTGGAAAGTTGCACATGCAACAATGGTGATACAAGTTCAAGGTGATGGAGAGTTAAAATTCAAGTAGAGCTCTTGATGTGAAATCAAGATGGTTGAAGATGAAAAgattatttgaaataaaaaaagCAATTTACACCCAAGATGAATATCGAATAATGGAGATTTGAAGGGTTTAAGCTCAAGTATGGATATTTATGATTTGATGACACCCAAGAATTGGAGGTATGAAATGATTGATGAATTTTGAGTCAATGTGGAAATTGTTAGAATTGTGACTTAAAATCCTAGTAGGATTTGGAAAGACCTTTTTCTAATTTAAGTGGAAGAAATATTACTCAGTAGTATAGAGAAATATTTACTATataaagtagaactcttattttagtgttattcgtAAATTGAGTAGAACTCCTAATCAGATTATGATTGAGAGAATTAACAATATAAATAGAagaattatgaaaaaatattatttgGCTTTCAGCTCATAGAGTAAGACTGTCGTACATTGTAGAGAGAAGTTTTGCCAATTGTTGAAGATTCGGCTCTGCCCATTGATAGGGAGCCACTTACTCATTGCAGTGTAGAGAGTCTTAGGCCTAAGGtagagaaaagacatagaattcAAAATGAAAAAATTCTTTTCTATTGATGAGAGAGCTCTTGCCCATGTAGTTAAAAACACCCTTTGTGATATAGTAATTAAAATGGTCAATATATTtagttatgtctagaggagaccgagagggactaactaatatatttataatGAGCAATTTGATATCGTGTGAGTTTTCTTgggtataattaaatttatgggTAGTATAACTTTGAACTTGTAATGATAATTTATTATTGCCGATAGTGAAAAATAGCATGCCTATAGATATAGCCCTATATTGAAAGGGCGATCcacgtaaatattaatatttatgtgtttattttatttctttgcaatttacataCTTCTGCGGCGCACAACAATTATGTACAGTTTGATGTCTTGTGAGTTTTCTTAGGCATAATTGAATTTATGAGTCGTATAACTTTGAGCTTATAACGATAATTTATTATTGCCGATAGTAAAAAATAACATACCCGTaaatgtagccctatgttgagagaGTGATCcacgtaaatattaatattttatgtgtttattttatttttttacaatttaCATGCTTCTGCGGCGCATaacaatttttttctaaattaaattaaattatatttgttaTTTAATCAACAAAAAAAcagcaattttaaaattataaaattcacaaattaaaaaaaaaatatatatatatatatatatattgtgataTAACAAAATGATTAGAACATCCAACCCCTCCTAGCTAGGCTGCTACAATTCAAAAGAGAAGTAACATATCAACATCTGAACAAAATCTCCTGTACAAATTAATAAACTGGATGGGATTGTTAAACCCTAATTGTAAATTATGAAgcattcatttttcttttctccaacTTTTTTATTGGAAAATAATTACACAGATGCTTCAAGTACCATAATGCCCCTTCAGCTGCATGCTCTGCTGCAGTCTTCTTTTTTGCCCTAGGGGCTCCATAACACTCCAAGCTAGATGCAGCACCTGCCCCTTCAATCTCCACTGTGACCTTGAATGTGAACCTGTGCAATTCTTGAATCACTCATGAACAGAATACACATATACATATGGATTTGTTGATTCCCTTTaagcaaatataaagaaatatataaagGGTTTAAGCAAAATACTTACAATCTCTGGTGGCAAGGTCCTTCCTCTTTGCAGCATTCAAATAAAGGAGGATTCCAACTGTTAGCAACACAAATCTCATGCAATTGTGATTTAGCTGATATATTATTTGGTTCACCTAAAAGAAACAAGATTGATTAGGGCTTGAAAGAGATGCAGTAAATAGAAATTCTTACCCTACTTATAAACGAAATTCTTATTTCACATcccaaatcttttttttttttttttcttatttaaatgtATTACTAAAGCAATTTCAGTTAGTTCTttcaacccaaaaatcaaggacaAACATCTAAAACCAGAAGGGATCAGCTATGTCAATTTTATCAccaattaagaaaatataaacaAATTTAACCTCAAAAAAGGGATAATTGGATCATTAAGCAAAGATCAACATCGTAACCCAAAAGAGGGGAAAAGAAAATTCCAATTCTTTTTACCTGAGTCATTATGGAAGGCTTTATTATCCCCACTGGTTTTAGGATCCACCTTGGTCTGAGTTTGGGCCTTGAAGATTGTGTTATTAGAGTCTATTATGTGCTTGACACAACAATTAGAAACATCATCTTCATCATCTCTGGTATTATGCTTATTATTTAATAGATTTGTATCAGCTAACAAATCTGCTTCCGTGTTTGCCTCATGGTCAAATAATTTTCCTGCCTCGGTTCCCTCTTCTTGGGGTCCTGGCTTGGCAGCTTTAGGTACATACCTAGCAACTGATATGATTTTTTTATCCTGCAAAAACAGAGCAGAATCAACTCAAGATTCAGAAAGGAAGAGAGAAGGTTATTGTTTCTTGATTTGCTGCGTACCTGGGAGTAGGAGGAGGTGGTGCTTGGATCTAGAGGAGGAAGATTCTTGAGATTGATATGGGTTCGGGATTGTTTTCGTGGCTTCTCCATCTATCTTTCCATTTCGTTTCCCTGAATCCTTTGCTTCCCTGCTCAAGAAAACTTTCTAAGAACCTATGCAAATGCCAATTTCTCATGCGATGATGACAAGTGAGGACAAATTTTAGTAGTGGAGAAAAGGATGCCCAACCAACCAAAATTTTGTGTTTATCTTAAAATTTTCATGCGTTTAATTTAGATAGTAATATTAaatgtaataataaattttaatttaatattatttaatttttttgaaaaataaaaattctttaatttaagtcttaattacaattaaaagaataaaaaaaaaccaTGTAAATCTCAGTTTTCATAACTATTTATAATATCTGATatgatatttaatattaattcattgaatttatCTTATTtgtattaataaaaataagaagaaattttaaaaagtaaaaaatctttaaaaaattcataaaagaattaaaaattctataaaaaattaaatcaagaacttGCTTGGGGAAAGACTTTTATAAATATGCAAGAGTTTGTATTTACttcagtaaataaataaattttattttacattaataatattactatatactaataaatatataataaattatatattttaaaattcttttttaaaaatttacatattttgaaataaaaaattaaaatttatattaaatcacAATATCCTATCTTGTGTATTTATTTATGTGATATTTGAAAAAATATaatgtaattttaattaagtttaattatattaaacaTACATCTTATCTAATTTAAGGGTTAAAATGAATCTCTTAATTAAGGAATCTACTTAATAATCATTAAAAGAAACTCATTAAAAACCCATGGAGATACCAACCATTTATGTTGGTTTTTACAAATATTTGCAACatctaattttatatttaatattaattcatTGACTCTATTTTAATTGCATTAGTAataaaaataagaagaaaaaatatttaaaaattaaaaaattatattaaaaaaaaaagaaaaattaagaagttaGTTAGAGAgaggattttatttttaaaatgaaaaatacatAGAAAGTAATATTAGAAAAGCAATTAGTGAGTGTGGATGATCAAACCTAAACTAATTCTTACCcatgatattattttaaaattatcttAATATAtactttatatttataataatttagagTGACCAATGTAATTATCCTATATctatagaaaaaaataataattattatcttaTAAAATTACTTTCCAGTTATCTGGAAATATAATTCATGGAATTTCCATTGTAGATTAGTAACGACATCTCATGTGCACAGCAAGAGAGAGAGacattt contains these protein-coding regions:
- the LOC110650840 gene encoding ribonuclease 3-like protein 1 produces the protein MEKPRKQSRTHINLKNLPPLDPSTTSSYSQDKKIISVARYVPKAAKPGPQEEGTEAGKLFDHEANTEADLLADTNLLNNKHNTRDDEDDVSNCCVKHIIDSNNTIFKAQTQTKVDPKTSGDNKAFHNDSGEPNNISAKSQLHEICVANSWNPPLFECCKEEGPCHQRLFTFKVTVEIEGAGAASSLECYGAPRAKKKTAAEHAAEGALWYLKHLCNYFPIKKLEKRKMNAS